A DNA window from Pseudodesulfovibrio thermohalotolerans contains the following coding sequences:
- the rplF gene encoding 50S ribosomal protein L6 has product MSRIGKNPIDIPSGVEVSVGASEIQVKGPKGSLNTPVDPSVEYKVEDGKVYVSRVDDSRRSCGQHGLRRTLLANCVDGVTKGFSKTLEVIGVGYKVSVQGKKIVLNVGYSHPVEFDLPAGLDAKVEGSKLTIEGIDKQLVGEVAARIRRVRLPEPYKGKGIKYLDEVIRRKAGKSGSK; this is encoded by the coding sequence ATGTCTCGTATAGGAAAGAATCCCATCGACATCCCCTCGGGTGTCGAGGTGTCTGTCGGAGCCTCCGAAATCCAGGTCAAGGGTCCCAAGGGCTCCTTGAATACTCCGGTCGATCCGTCCGTTGAGTATAAGGTGGAGGATGGCAAGGTGTACGTTTCCCGCGTGGATGATTCCCGTCGCTCCTGCGGCCAGCACGGTCTTCGTCGGACCCTGCTCGCCAACTGCGTGGACGGCGTGACCAAGGGCTTTAGCAAGACCCTGGAAGTCATCGGCGTTGGATACAAGGTGTCCGTGCAGGGCAAGAAAATCGTGCTCAACGTCGGATATTCCCATCCGGTCGAGTTCGATCTTCCCGCAGGTCTGGACGCCAAGGTGGAAGGCTCTAAGCTGACCATCGAAGGCATCGACAAGCAGCTTGTCGGTGAAGTTGCGGCTCGGATTCGTCGTGTGCGTCTGCCGGAACCCTACAAGGGCAAGGGCATCAAGTATCTCGACGAAGTCATTCGCCGCAAGGCCGGTAAGTCCGGTTCCAAGTAG
- the rplR gene encoding 50S ribosomal protein L18 codes for MSKSKNAQRLLRKPRIRKKISGTEARPRLVVYRSNQHLYAQLVDDVNGVTLVSVSTQVLNKDGETLKANKDSAAKVGKAVAEAALAKQIETCVFDRNGYIYHGKVKALADGAREGGLKF; via the coding sequence ATGAGCAAAAGCAAGAATGCACAGCGGCTTCTTCGCAAGCCCCGCATTAGAAAGAAGATCTCCGGCACCGAAGCCCGGCCCCGTTTGGTCGTCTATCGCTCCAACCAGCATCTCTATGCTCAGTTGGTCGATGACGTGAACGGTGTGACGCTCGTCTCGGTCAGCACCCAGGTGCTGAACAAGGACGGCGAAACTCTGAAGGCCAACAAGGACTCCGCCGCCAAGGTGGGCAAGGCTGTCGCCGAAGCCGCCCTGGCCAAGCAGATCGAGACCTGTGTCTTCGACCGGAACGGATATATCTATCACGGCAAGGTAAAAGCTCTTGCCGACGGCGCCCGTGAAGGCGGGCTGAAATTCTAG
- the rpsE gene encoding 30S ribosomal protein S5: MEQNESGLIEKIVYLNRVAKVVKGGRRFSFSCLVVVGDGEGGVGYGLGKANEVPEAIRKASERAKKNMINVPLLDGTLPYEVLGRYGAGRVVLKPASRGTGIIAGGPVRAIMEAVGVHDILTKAIGTNNPHNVLRATMAGLESLRSAEEVSSLRGVSVSTPRK, from the coding sequence ATGGAACAGAATGAAAGTGGATTGATTGAAAAAATCGTCTACCTCAATCGCGTCGCCAAGGTTGTCAAGGGTGGCCGCCGTTTCAGCTTCAGCTGCCTGGTGGTCGTCGGCGATGGTGAGGGAGGAGTCGGTTACGGGCTTGGTAAGGCCAACGAAGTGCCCGAAGCCATCCGTAAGGCCAGCGAGCGAGCCAAGAAGAACATGATCAATGTTCCTCTGCTGGACGGCACCCTGCCGTATGAGGTTCTGGGACGCTATGGTGCTGGCCGGGTTGTGCTCAAGCCTGCCAGCCGAGGCACCGGCATCATCGCCGGCGGCCCCGTTCGTGCGATCATGGAGGCTGTCGGCGTCCATGACATCCTGACCAAGGCCATCGGCACTAACAACCCGCATAACGTGTTGCGTGCCACCATGGCCGGATTGGAGTCCCTGCGTAGCGCTGAAGAGGTTTCCTCCCTGCGCGGCGTGTCGGTATCCACTCCCAGAAAGTAG
- the rpmD gene encoding 50S ribosomal protein L30, with product MIKVKQIKSKIACKPHQVKILESLGLHKINQVKEHDDNPVIRGMIYKVRHLVEVTES from the coding sequence GTGATTAAAGTCAAGCAGATCAAAAGCAAGATCGCATGCAAGCCCCACCAGGTGAAGATCCTGGAATCCCTGGGCCTGCACAAGATCAATCAGGTCAAAGAGCACGATGACAATCCTGTCATCCGCGGAATGATCTACAAGGTCAGACACCTGGTGGAGGTTACTGAATCATGA
- the rplO gene encoding 50S ribosomal protein L15 produces MRLHELYAFPEEYKNRKRIGRGSGSGSGKTAGKGHKGQNARSGGGVRPGFEGGQMPLARRLPKRGFKNPFREEYEAVNVGRLIALFEGKDEITLADMYERGVVKDGAPVKVLGTGEVEKAVTIEAHRFSASAADKIAKAGGTAKAIEA; encoded by the coding sequence ATGAGACTTCATGAACTCTACGCCTTCCCGGAAGAATACAAGAACCGCAAGCGCATAGGCCGGGGCTCTGGCTCCGGTTCCGGCAAGACTGCCGGAAAGGGCCACAAGGGTCAGAACGCCCGCTCCGGCGGTGGCGTTCGTCCCGGCTTCGAGGGCGGCCAGATGCCTCTGGCCCGCCGTCTGCCCAAGCGCGGGTTCAAGAATCCCTTCCGTGAAGAATACGAAGCCGTGAACGTGGGCCGTCTGATTGCCCTGTTCGAAGGCAAGGACGAGATCACCCTGGCCGACATGTACGAGCGCGGCGTCGTCAAAGACGGCGCTCCGGTCAAAGTGCTGGGCACCGGTGAAGTCGAGAAGGCCGTGACCATTGAAGCCCATCGCTTCAGCGCGTCCGCTGCCGACAAGATTGCCAAGGCCGGCGGTACCGCCAAGGCCATTGAAGCATAA
- the secY gene encoding preprotein translocase subunit SecY has product MSGVDNIARLPELRKKLLWTFALLAVYRLGIHIPIPGVDSAALSEFFAQAQNTLFDMFSGGGLKRMSIFALGIMPYISASIILQLLTVVSPELKRLQKEEGEAGRKKITQYTRYGTVLITIVQGFAIATGLESMSSPTGAPMVLYSGIGFKLMTILTLTAGTVFLMWLGEQMTEKGIGNGISLIIYAGIIAGLPAAVINTLQLMTVGEISLFILLLLIVVMVATLAFIVFMERGQRRIPIHYAKRQQGRRMFGGQTTHLPLKINTAGVIPPIFASSILMFPATLAQFSSNKYLQDFSAYFRPDSVLYNILYIGIIIFFCYFYTAIMFDPKGIAENIQKQGGFIPGIRPGNRTREYIDKVLARITLWGALYVSAVCVLPMFLISKFGVPFYFGGTSLLIVVGVAMDFMGRIESYMISRQYEGLMGKGNKLKGRR; this is encoded by the coding sequence ATGTCAGGAGTTGATAATATTGCCCGGTTGCCGGAGCTGCGGAAAAAGCTGCTCTGGACGTTCGCACTGCTCGCTGTCTACCGGTTGGGCATACACATACCTATTCCAGGCGTCGATAGTGCTGCGCTTTCCGAGTTCTTCGCTCAGGCGCAGAACACTCTCTTCGACATGTTCTCCGGCGGTGGACTCAAAAGGATGTCCATTTTCGCCCTGGGTATCATGCCGTACATTTCGGCCTCGATTATCCTTCAACTTCTGACCGTGGTCAGCCCCGAGCTGAAGCGGCTCCAGAAGGAGGAGGGCGAGGCCGGCCGCAAGAAGATCACCCAGTACACCAGATACGGCACGGTGCTTATTACCATCGTGCAGGGTTTTGCCATCGCAACCGGTTTGGAGTCCATGAGTTCGCCCACGGGCGCGCCCATGGTTCTCTATTCCGGGATCGGCTTCAAGCTGATGACGATCCTTACCCTGACCGCGGGCACCGTGTTCCTGATGTGGTTGGGTGAACAGATGACCGAAAAAGGCATCGGAAACGGCATCTCCCTTATCATCTATGCAGGTATCATCGCCGGCCTCCCGGCCGCAGTGATAAACACCCTGCAACTGATGACCGTTGGCGAGATTTCGCTGTTCATCCTGCTCCTTCTTATCGTCGTGATGGTGGCCACTCTGGCCTTCATCGTGTTCATGGAGCGCGGACAGCGCCGTATTCCGATTCACTATGCCAAACGTCAGCAGGGGCGGCGCATGTTCGGCGGCCAGACTACGCATCTGCCGTTGAAGATCAACACCGCAGGTGTTATTCCGCCGATCTTCGCCTCTTCTATTCTCATGTTTCCTGCAACGCTTGCCCAGTTCTCTAGCAACAAGTATTTGCAGGACTTCTCCGCCTACTTCCGGCCTGATTCCGTCTTGTACAACATCCTGTACATCGGCATCATCATCTTCTTCTGCTATTTCTATACGGCGATCATGTTCGATCCCAAGGGAATTGCGGAGAATATCCAGAAGCAGGGCGGCTTCATCCCGGGCATCCGCCCGGGTAATCGCACCCGCGAATACATCGACAAAGTGCTTGCCCGCATCACCCTGTGGGGCGCACTGTATGTCTCCGCGGTCTGCGTCTTGCCCATGTTCCTGATTAGCAAGTTCGGCGTCCCGTTCTACTTCGGCGGCACCTCGCTGCTGATCGTGGTCGGCGTGGCCATGGATTTCATGGGCCGGATCGAATCCTACATGATCTCTCGCCAGTACGAGGGATTAATGGGGAAAGGTAACAAACTTAAAGGCAGGCGCTAG
- the map gene encoding type I methionyl aminopeptidase has protein sequence MKKFRGVFVKNDKEIGLMREANRIVSKILDELGENVRPGVPTMLFEEICRKRCDEFGVRPAFLGYQGFPYALCCSVNEEIVHGFPSKTRIIEEGDIVSFDMGVVYHGFYGDSARTFGVGQVSEESQKLMDVTRESLYKGIEQAVPGNNLYDISAAIQSYVEGFGFGIVRRFVGHGIGSHLHEKPEIPNFVPKGISGVPLKAGMVLAIEPMVTVGSYEVDVLEDKWTAVTKDRKYSAHFEHTVAVTSDGPRILSVSD, from the coding sequence TTGAAAAAGTTCCGGGGCGTCTTCGTCAAGAACGATAAAGAGATTGGCCTCATGCGTGAGGCCAATCGTATTGTTTCCAAGATACTCGACGAGCTGGGAGAGAACGTCCGACCGGGCGTTCCCACCATGCTTTTCGAGGAAATTTGCCGGAAGCGGTGCGACGAATTCGGCGTCCGTCCGGCATTCCTCGGGTACCAGGGCTTTCCATATGCCCTGTGTTGCTCGGTTAATGAAGAAATTGTGCATGGTTTTCCGTCCAAGACCCGCATCATCGAAGAGGGCGACATCGTCAGCTTCGACATGGGCGTAGTCTACCACGGATTTTACGGCGACTCCGCCCGCACCTTCGGGGTGGGCCAGGTCTCCGAGGAAAGCCAAAAACTCATGGATGTTACCCGTGAGTCTCTGTATAAGGGTATCGAACAAGCCGTGCCCGGTAACAACCTCTATGACATTTCCGCGGCAATCCAGTCATATGTTGAAGGGTTCGGTTTCGGTATAGTCCGTCGTTTTGTAGGACATGGGATCGGAAGTCATCTCCACGAGAAGCCTGAGATCCCCAACTTCGTTCCCAAGGGCATCTCCGGCGTTCCTCTCAAGGCCGGAATGGTGCTTGCCATTGAGCCGATGGTCACGGTTGGGTCGTATGAGGTTGACGTTCTAGAGGACAAATGGACGGCTGTGACCAAGGACCGGAAGTACTCCGCGCACTTTGAGCACACCGTCGCTGTGACCTCCGATGGACCAAGAATACTGAGCGTGTCCGACTAG
- the rpmJ gene encoding 50S ribosomal protein L36, with protein MKVRPSVKKMCSKCKVIRRNGVLRVICENPRHKQRQG; from the coding sequence ATGAAAGTCAGACCTTCTGTTAAGAAAATGTGTTCCAAGTGCAAAGTAATTCGGCGCAACGGTGTGCTGCGGGTGATCTGCGAAAATCCCCGGCACAAGCAGCGTCAAGGATAG
- the rpsM gene encoding 30S ribosomal protein S13: MARIAGVDLPRNKRIDIALTYIYGIGRTMALQILDSTGIDWKTSSDDLTAEEVNQIRVEIENNYKVEGDLRREITTNIKRLMDIGCYRGLRHRRGLPVRGQKSKTNARTRKGPRRSVMGRKKK, translated from the coding sequence ATGGCACGTATTGCTGGCGTTGATCTGCCGAGGAACAAGCGCATCGACATCGCGTTGACGTACATTTACGGCATCGGCCGGACCATGGCCCTGCAGATTCTCGACTCCACCGGAATCGACTGGAAGACCAGCAGTGATGACCTCACTGCCGAAGAAGTCAACCAGATCCGCGTCGAGATCGAAAACAACTACAAGGTTGAGGGTGACCTCCGTCGTGAGATTACCACCAACATCAAACGGCTGATGGACATTGGTTGCTATCGCGGCCTGCGTCATCGCCGCGGCCTGCCCGTTCGCGGTCAGAAATCCAAGACCAACGCCCGTACCCGCAAGGGTCCCCGTCGTTCCGTCATGGGCCGCAAGAAGAAATAA
- the rpsK gene encoding 30S ribosomal protein S11 — MAKPRRSGKKKEKKNIPVGIAHVKATFNNTIVTFTDVKGNVVSWASAGAHFKGSRKSTPFAAQMAAEAAAKRAQDSGMRTVGIYVKGPGSGREAAMRAINNVGFKVTFIRDITPIPHNGCRPPKRRRV; from the coding sequence ATGGCTAAACCCCGTCGCTCTGGGAAGAAAAAAGAAAAGAAGAATATTCCCGTCGGTATTGCCCACGTCAAGGCCACGTTCAACAACACGATCGTGACCTTTACCGACGTGAAGGGCAATGTCGTCAGCTGGGCTTCTGCCGGTGCTCACTTCAAGGGTTCCCGCAAGTCCACTCCTTTCGCGGCTCAGATGGCTGCCGAGGCTGCCGCCAAGCGCGCCCAGGATTCCGGCATGCGTACCGTCGGCATTTACGTCAAGGGCCCCGGGTCCGGACGTGAAGCCGCCATGCGCGCCATCAACAACGTCGGCTTCAAGGTCACTTTCATCAGGGACATCACTCCGATTCCCCACAACGGTTGCCGGCCGCCCAAACGCCGCAGGGTCTAA
- the rpsD gene encoding 30S ribosomal protein S4: MARYTEAKCKLCRREGEKLFLKGDRCYTDKCAYEKRPYPPGHAGRMRHKMSDYAIQLREKQKVRRMYGVLEGQFRMYYHRADAMKGVTGHNLLFLLERRLDNVIYRLGFANSRDQARQLVRHGIFKLNGRRVSIPSMQVKAEDVIEVREEARKIPVINEAQEVIARRGCPEWLESDGANFKGTVKAMPSREDIQFPINEQLIVELYSK, translated from the coding sequence GTGGCAAGATATACTGAAGCAAAATGCAAGCTGTGCCGCCGTGAGGGGGAGAAGCTCTTCCTCAAGGGTGATCGCTGCTACACCGACAAGTGCGCTTACGAGAAGCGCCCCTATCCTCCGGGACACGCCGGTCGGATGCGCCACAAGATGTCCGACTACGCCATCCAGCTTCGCGAGAAGCAGAAGGTCCGCCGCATGTACGGCGTCCTGGAAGGACAGTTCCGGATGTATTACCACCGTGCCGACGCCATGAAGGGCGTGACCGGTCACAATCTGTTGTTCCTTCTGGAACGCCGACTCGACAACGTCATCTACCGCCTCGGCTTCGCCAACTCCCGCGACCAGGCTCGCCAGTTGGTCCGCCACGGCATCTTCAAGCTCAATGGCCGCCGCGTGAGCATCCCGTCCATGCAGGTCAAAGCCGAAGACGTCATCGAAGTTCGTGAGGAAGCCCGGAAGATCCCTGTGATCAACGAGGCCCAGGAAGTCATTGCTCGCCGCGGTTGCCCCGAGTGGCTGGAGTCCGACGGCGCCAACTTCAAGGGCACGGTTAAGGCCATGCCGAGCCGGGAAGACATCCAGTTCCCGATCAACGAGCAGCTGATTGTCGAATTGTACTCCAAGTAA
- a CDS encoding DNA-directed RNA polymerase subunit alpha codes for MLIENGDKLINTRNWSELVKPEALSRDPKSSKTYGKFICEPLERGYATTIGNAMRRVLLSSMQGCAIVSASIEGVQHEFTTMPGVLEDMTEVVLNLKQVRIAMTTDEPQRLVLEADKKGQVTAGMIQENQNVTILNKDQLIATLTENRPLKMELEVRMGKGYVPADMHEGLTDEIGSMVLDASYSPVKKVAYSVEQARVGQMTNYDKLILEVWTDGSVTPEDACAYSAKILKDQLSVFINFDESASETHEEEDDSIDLNPNLFKSIDELELSVRATNCLKAANIQLVGELVQRTEQTMLKTKNFGRKSLDEIRRVLDGMALKFGMSVEDFDKKYQEWLKRKEKNEA; via the coding sequence ATGCTTATTGAGAACGGCGACAAACTCATCAACACCCGCAATTGGAGCGAATTGGTCAAGCCCGAGGCTCTCTCGCGCGATCCCAAGTCCTCCAAGACGTACGGTAAATTCATCTGCGAACCCCTGGAGCGCGGCTATGCCACCACCATCGGCAACGCCATGCGCCGGGTTCTTCTCTCCTCCATGCAGGGGTGTGCCATCGTGTCCGCCTCCATTGAGGGAGTGCAGCATGAATTCACTACGATGCCCGGGGTTCTTGAGGATATGACCGAGGTAGTGCTTAACCTCAAGCAGGTTCGCATAGCCATGACCACGGACGAGCCTCAGCGCTTGGTCCTCGAAGCCGACAAAAAGGGGCAGGTCACGGCAGGTATGATCCAGGAGAATCAGAATGTCACCATTCTGAACAAGGATCAGCTTATCGCCACCCTGACCGAGAATCGCCCCCTCAAGATGGAGTTGGAAGTCCGCATGGGCAAAGGATACGTTCCGGCCGACATGCATGAGGGACTGACCGACGAAATCGGCTCCATGGTCCTCGACGCCAGCTACTCCCCCGTCAAGAAGGTCGCATACTCCGTCGAACAGGCGCGTGTCGGCCAGATGACGAACTATGACAAACTGATCCTGGAAGTGTGGACCGACGGTTCCGTCACTCCCGAGGATGCCTGTGCATACAGCGCCAAGATCCTTAAGGACCAGCTCTCGGTGTTCATCAACTTCGATGAATCCGCTTCCGAAACTCATGAGGAAGAAGACGATTCCATCGATCTGAACCCGAACCTCTTCAAGTCCATTGACGAGCTCGAACTCTCGGTTCGCGCCACCAACTGCTTGAAGGCCGCCAACATTCAGCTTGTGGGCGAACTGGTCCAGCGTACCGAACAGACCATGCTCAAGACCAAGAACTTCGGCCGCAAGTCTCTGGACGAAATTCGCCGTGTTCTGGACGGCATGGCCCTCAAGTTTGGCATGTCGGTCGAGGATTTTGACAAGAAATACCAGGAATGGTTGAAGAGGAAAGAGAAAAATGAGGCATAG
- the rplQ gene encoding 50S ribosomal protein L17, translating to MRHRKSGRKLNRSNSHRAAMFKNMARALLTYEQIRTTEAKAKELRRIVDKLITMALRNDLHTRRQAYKVLGSHQMVQRLFDEIGPRFEGGVGGYTRIVKLSQPRKGDCAPMVIIELTKKADKSASATPAKEEPKKAPAKAEKKEEPKAQPEAEKKADEE from the coding sequence ATGAGGCATAGAAAGTCCGGTCGCAAACTGAATCGGTCCAATTCGCACCGTGCCGCCATGTTCAAGAACATGGCTCGCGCGCTCCTGACCTACGAGCAGATTCGCACCACTGAAGCCAAGGCCAAAGAGCTCCGCCGCATTGTCGACAAGCTCATCACCATGGCGCTGCGCAATGACCTGCATACTCGCCGCCAGGCTTATAAGGTCCTCGGCAGCCATCAGATGGTTCAGCGTCTCTTCGACGAAATCGGCCCGCGCTTCGAAGGCGGCGTCGGCGGCTACACCCGCATCGTCAAGCTGTCCCAGCCCCGCAAGGGCGACTGCGCTCCGATGGTCATCATCGAACTGACCAAAAAGGCCGATAAGTCGGCTTCTGCAACTCCGGCCAAGGAAGAGCCCAAGAAGGCTCCCGCCAAGGCCGAGAAGAAGGAAGAGCCCAAGGCTCAACCTGAAGCCGAAAAAAAGGCTGACGAAGAATAA
- a CDS encoding selenium metabolism-associated LysR family transcriptional regulator: protein MDIRKLEAFCKVYELQSFSKAGEAMFLSQPTISSHVANLEDELGVKLFDRLGRKIMPTQAGDVLYESMVSVFRSLDRAKAAIEVLRDRVVGELQVGCSTIPSHTILPELLKSFSAKFPEVSFIVHTADSCEVIRRVASGDWPVGIVGKRPEEEELTSTLLARDETILVASPDAPWLPAEREPSLDRLVELPWVMRVKGSATRMVLEDALKGAGYSLQNLNVRCRVEGTCESLAHAVHGVGVCFTSKLAAQSLLDSGEVVRINAPALEGRREFYLIHHGGRYMFPALKAFVGFVR, encoded by the coding sequence ATGGACATCAGAAAGCTTGAAGCATTTTGCAAGGTGTACGAACTTCAGAGTTTTTCCAAGGCCGGGGAGGCCATGTTCCTCTCGCAGCCGACAATCAGTTCCCATGTGGCCAATCTTGAGGACGAGTTGGGCGTCAAGCTGTTCGACCGGCTTGGCCGCAAGATCATGCCTACTCAGGCCGGTGACGTCCTTTACGAGAGCATGGTAAGTGTCTTCCGCAGCCTGGATCGGGCCAAAGCGGCCATCGAGGTCCTGCGTGACCGGGTTGTGGGCGAACTTCAGGTCGGTTGCAGCACCATCCCCTCTCACACCATTTTGCCGGAGCTTCTCAAGTCCTTTTCCGCAAAATTCCCAGAAGTTTCGTTCATCGTCCATACAGCGGACTCGTGCGAAGTCATCAGGCGGGTGGCCAGCGGCGACTGGCCTGTCGGCATTGTCGGCAAACGGCCCGAAGAAGAGGAGTTGACCTCCACGCTGCTGGCCCGCGACGAGACCATTCTGGTGGCTTCGCCCGACGCTCCCTGGCTGCCTGCTGAACGTGAGCCGTCTTTGGACCGGCTGGTCGAACTGCCGTGGGTCATGCGGGTCAAGGGGTCGGCCACGCGGATGGTTTTGGAAGACGCCTTGAAAGGCGCCGGTTATTCCCTGCAGAATCTGAACGTTCGTTGCCGGGTTGAAGGTACGTGCGAGAGTCTGGCGCACGCCGTGCACGGCGTGGGCGTTTGCTTCACGTCCAAGCTGGCGGCCCAGTCGCTGCTCGACAGCGGCGAGGTGGTGCGCATCAACGCCCCGGCCCTGGAAGGGCGCAGAGAGTTCTATCTCATCCACCACGGCGGCCGGTACATGTTCCCGGCGTTGAAGGCATTCGTCGGTTTTGTTCGCTAG
- a CDS encoding menaquinone biosynthetic enzyme MqnA/MqnD family protein — translation MSVRLGKIGYLNVLPIYHPLESGILPLDCEVTSGPPAELNRLMDAGKLDLSAASSVEYARHADKYYLIPDIAIGSRGPVQSVLLLSRRPVEELDAETILVSSQSHTSAALLRVLQAKLWKIKTGFVTDNATAILDKGERPEAILCIGDEALNLRYHPDYPHRIDLGEAWRELTGLPFIFGVWIVQRESWDRDREKVKKAAEMLLKGKRWGVENIGDVCVMAAEESCLNDKEMCSYFDGLVYDLGAEEQIGMKTFYESLVETGIIDRVPELVFLPEAI, via the coding sequence ATGTCCGTTCGTCTCGGAAAAATCGGCTATCTCAATGTCCTGCCCATCTATCATCCCCTGGAATCCGGCATCCTTCCCCTCGACTGCGAAGTGACCTCCGGCCCACCCGCCGAACTGAACAGGCTCATGGATGCTGGCAAGCTCGACCTTTCCGCTGCCTCCAGCGTGGAATACGCCCGCCACGCGGATAAATACTACCTCATCCCGGACATCGCCATCGGCAGCCGGGGCCCCGTGCAATCCGTGCTGCTCCTGAGCCGCCGCCCGGTGGAGGAACTGGACGCCGAAACCATCTTGGTAAGCTCTCAGTCACACACCTCCGCCGCCCTGCTCCGCGTGCTGCAAGCCAAGCTGTGGAAGATCAAAACCGGCTTCGTGACTGACAACGCCACTGCAATCCTCGACAAAGGCGAACGTCCCGAAGCCATCCTGTGCATCGGCGACGAGGCGCTGAACCTTCGGTACCACCCGGACTATCCCCACCGAATCGACCTGGGTGAGGCATGGCGCGAACTGACCGGACTGCCCTTCATCTTCGGCGTCTGGATCGTGCAGCGTGAAAGCTGGGACCGGGATCGGGAAAAAGTTAAAAAGGCAGCGGAGATGCTCCTGAAAGGCAAACGCTGGGGCGTGGAAAACATCGGCGACGTCTGCGTGATGGCTGCCGAAGAGAGCTGCCTGAACGACAAGGAAATGTGCTCCTACTTCGACGGCCTGGTCTACGATCTCGGCGCCGAGGAGCAAATAGGGATGAAGACCTTCTACGAAAGCCTTGTGGAAACCGGGATCATCGACCGCGTTCCGGAGCTAGTCTTCCTGCCGGAAGCGATCTAG
- the mqnC gene encoding cyclic dehypoxanthinyl futalosine synthase, which yields MSELKKIFEKVLDGERIDFQESELLYAEADFHALGQLAHQVRLNKHPEPLVTYVVDRNINYSNVCVCCCKFCAFYREPGDKDGYVLSFEEIGRKIDETVALGGTQILMQGGHHPDLPLTWYEEMLRWIKANHPVHIHAFSPPEVVFWSEKEGITVAEVIHRLRAAGLDSIPGGGAEILVDEVRSRVAPNKCPSDQWLGVMEEAHNQGLRTTATMMFGHLETPAQRLEHLFRVREVQDRTGGFTAFIPWTFQPDHTALSRCRKLTSVEYLRTLAVSRIVLDNVDNIQVSWVTMGPKIAQLALYFGGNDFGSTMIEENVVKAAGVAFRLSCEEIHRLVEGAGFIPRQRTMDYTLMETK from the coding sequence ATGAGTGAACTGAAGAAGATATTCGAAAAAGTTTTGGACGGCGAACGCATCGATTTCCAGGAGTCCGAACTGCTGTATGCCGAAGCGGATTTTCACGCCCTCGGCCAGTTGGCGCACCAGGTACGGCTGAACAAGCATCCTGAGCCGCTGGTCACGTATGTGGTGGACCGGAACATCAACTATTCCAACGTCTGCGTCTGCTGCTGCAAGTTCTGCGCATTCTACCGCGAACCGGGCGACAAGGACGGGTATGTTCTCTCCTTCGAGGAAATCGGGCGCAAGATTGACGAGACGGTCGCCCTCGGCGGCACCCAAATCCTGATGCAGGGCGGGCACCATCCGGACCTGCCCTTGACCTGGTACGAGGAAATGCTCCGCTGGATCAAGGCGAATCACCCCGTGCACATCCACGCCTTTTCTCCGCCCGAGGTAGTCTTCTGGAGCGAAAAGGAAGGCATCACCGTGGCCGAGGTCATCCATAGGCTGCGCGCTGCCGGACTGGACTCCATTCCCGGCGGCGGGGCTGAAATCCTGGTGGACGAGGTCCGCTCCCGAGTGGCTCCCAACAAATGTCCGTCCGACCAATGGCTCGGCGTCATGGAAGAAGCTCACAACCAGGGGCTGCGCACAACCGCGACCATGATGTTCGGCCACCTGGAAACACCGGCGCAACGTTTGGAACACCTTTTCCGTGTGCGGGAAGTTCAGGACAGGACCGGCGGATTCACCGCCTTCATTCCCTGGACCTTCCAGCCGGACCACACCGCCCTCTCCCGTTGCCGCAAGCTCACGAGCGTGGAATATCTGCGCACCCTGGCCGTCTCCCGCATCGTTCTCGACAACGTGGACAACATCCAGGTCTCCTGGGTGACCATGGGGCCGAAAATCGCTCAGTTGGCCCTTTATTTCGGCGGCAACGACTTCGGCTCGACCATGATCGAGGAAAACGTGGTCAAGGCCGCAGGCGTCGCCTTCCGCCTCTCATGCGAGGAAATCCACCGCCTCGTCGAGGGCGCCGGGTTCATTCCCCGGCAACGCACGATGGACTACACACTGATGGAGACAAAGTAA